The region AGTGAAAGCGGCAGCCCGGCAACGGCGGAGCCGCAAGCGGATCCGGCCAAGGAGCTGCTCTGGGCGCGTCCCGGGTTCCTGGTGCGGCGGCTTCACCAGATCCACGTAGCGATGTTCTTCGAGGAGTGCAAGTCGCCCAATGTCACGCCGGTCCAGTACGCCATCCTGACCGTGTTGTCGGTGCTGCCCGGACTGGACCAGACCTCTCTGGGGCAGGAAGTGGGCCTTGACCGCACCACGACCATGGACGTGGTGCGCCGGCTGGAAGAGCGCGGCCTGGTCGAGCGGCGCGAAAACCCCGCGGACCGGCGCACGCGCCACGTTCACCTGACGCGCGAAGGCAAGAGTGTGGTCACGTCGCTGCGTGCCGACATGGCGCGCGCGCAGGAACGCATGCTGGCGCCGCTGAAGCCGGCGCAGCGAGAAGTGTTCATGGAATTGCTGGCGACACTGGTGGAAGCCAACAACCAGTACAGCCGCACCGTGTTGCGGAGCATGTAAGCAACAACGGCGGGCGCAAGGCCCGCCGCTTTTTCATTGCGAAGTGGCTCAGACCGGATAAACCAGGTCGTTCGCAATGATGGTGGTGTCGTACACCACCTGCCGCTCGCGCAGCAGCAGCCGGCCCCCCTGGCGACGGAAGCGGTCGTGATAGGTCCCGGCCAGATGAATCGTGGTGGGGCCTTCGACCAGCGTCTGCAACAGCATGAAGTTGGCCTGCGCCACGATATCCCCGTCCGCGGTTTCATCGCTCACGCGGGTGTTGGTCACCAGATGCAGGTGGTAGCGTGGCGCGAACATCTGCGTGTTGGCGATGGCGGCGGCGCGGTCGCGCATCATGCCGATGCCTTCGGCATACACCAGCCCGACGGGCAGGCCGCGTTCGGCGTTCTCGCGCGCGGTGATGCGGTAGAGCGCGTCGTCGGTGAAGAAGCGCGGCCAGTGCTCGACCATGCCGGCGTCCAGCGCCGCGCAGTAGTCGGCGTGGAAGGCTTCGATCTCCAGCCGCAGTTCAAGCGCGCGCGCCGTGCCAAGCGTGCGCTCGCGATAGAGGGAGTAGTTCATCGGTTTCATGGTTTCGGGATTCCCGTCTGGTGTGCTCAGAACCCCATCACGCCGCGGTAGTACTGGTACATCGCGCGGATGGCGGATTCGGAAATCAGGGAGCTGGACGTGCCGACCTGCTGAGCGTCCAGCTTGAGCACGTTGAGGTCGCTGCTGGAGCGGCGCACGCCTTCCTGCACGAACTTCATCGCCTCGTTGTCTTCCAGCCCGAGGAAGCCGGCGGGGCCCATCAGGTTGCCCTGGCGCAGCCGGTGCTGCGTCATTTCCTCGGAATCGTCCTCGTAGCCGAACATGGTCCACAGCATCAGCATGCTGTCGGGGCCATTGGGAACGATCTGGCGCACGCCCAGCGTGTTCATCTCGCGCTGGACGATCAGGTTCGGCCAGATCGTCTGCATCGTCACCGACCACGGCGAGTCGAACTCGCGCACGTACTCCAGGAAGCGTTCGTCCTCCAGCCGCATGCCTTCGTGGTAGGAACGCATCTCCGACGCGAACAAGCGTGGCGTGCTGAAGGGGGCGGGACAGGACTCGCTCAGCAATTCCAAGGCCGCGGGCGACATTGCCTACCAGCTCAGAGCCTTGTCGGCCGGCGAGACCGAAGTCGCGGTCGACCTGCAGTATTCGCTGCAGGGGCCGCTGGCCCAGTTCTCGCGCTCGGGGCTGGTCCGCGACTTCGTGCGGCGGATGATCGCCGACTTCGGCAAATCGGTGGCGCGCAAAATGGACCCGACGCTGAGCGAGGCCGAACGCAATCAGGTCGCGCGGCTGAATCCGGTGGCGATGTTCTTCGGCGTGCTGTGGGAGCGCGTGCGGCGCCTGTTCGGCGCGCGCTGAACCACGCTGGCCGGGGAGCGGGGAAGCGGGGGAGCGCGCGGCCTTCTTGCCCGCCTTACCCCGGATGCACTACAACCAGTAGTGCGGTGGCCGTGGTCTTGCCACCATTGGAGATCGCATGTGCGACATCGGCCGCATAGCGCGCGGTCTCGCCGTGCCGCAGTTTCTTCTCATCGGCGCCCGCGCGCACCGTCATCGATCCGCTCAGCACCGACAGGTGTTCCTGGGTGCCGGCCTCGTGCGGCTCGGAGGCCAGCACGCCGCCGGCCTGGATCGTCAGCTCATACCACTCGAAGCGCCCGGCCAGATCGATCGGGCCCAGGATGCGCAGGTCGCAGCGCGTGTCCGGGCTTTTCAGCGAGGGGACGGCGTGTGGCTGGACCACGGTGATGCCGCCGCCGGGACGCTCCACGACGCCGCCGGCGAGGAAGTCGGTCAGGCTCACGCCGAGCGCATTGGCCAGCCGCCAGAGCACCGCCACGGTCGGATTGGCCAGGTTGCGTTCGATCTGCGACAGCATCGACTTGGACACCCCCGCGCGGCGCGACAGTTCGTCGAGCGAGAGCCGTTGCTGCTGGCGCAGCGCCTGCAGCGCCATGCCGACGGCGGGCGGCCCGTCGGCCTGCGGGGTCTGGACCAGGGCTTGCGTCATGGAATGATGTTCGTTATATTGCGCAAATCGTTCGATATACAGAACGCGTTCGATTTATCGATCGGATCGTAGCATATCCGCCAGCACACCAATCGACCGGTCCACTACCCAGACCCAGGAGCCAAGCCATGCCGAATGCCCAGGCGTTCTATGCGTCCATCCGCGACGAGCTGCAATCCATCCGCGACGCCGGGCTGTACAAGAACGAGCGCGTGATCGCCACCCCGCAGGGCGCGCGCGTGCGCACCAGCGACGGCCGCGAGGTCATCAACCTGTGCGCCAACAACTACCTGGGCCTGTCGTCGCACCCGCGCGTGATCGAGGCCGCGCACGAAGCGCTGCGCACGCATGGCTTCGGCCTCAGCTCGGTGCGTTTCATCTGCGGCACCCAGGACCTGCACAAGACGCTCGAGGCGAGGCTGTCGAGCTTCCTCGGCACCGAGGACACCATCCTCTATGGCTCGGCATTCGACGCCAACGGCGGCCTGTTCGAAACGCTATTGGGAGCCGAAGACGCGGTCATCAGCGATGCGCTCAACCACGCCTCGATCATCGACGGCATCCGGCTGTCCAAGGCGCGGCGCTACCGCTACCAGCACAACGACATGGAAGACCTGCGCGCGCAGCTGGAACAGGCCCGTGCCGACGGGGCGCGCTACACGCTGGTGTTCTCCGATGGCGTGTTCTCCATGGACGGCACGGTGGCGCGCCTGGACGCCATGCGCGCGCTGTGCGACGAGTATGGCGCGCTGCTGGGCATCGATGAATGCCATGCCACCGGCTTCATGGGTCCGCGCGGCCGCGGTACGCACGAGGCGCGCGGCGTGTTCGGCAAGGTCGACATCATCACCGGCACGCTGGGCAAGGCGCTGGGCGGCGCGTCGGGCGGCTTCACCAGTGCGCGCAAGGAAGTGGTGGCGCTGCTGCGCCAGCGCTCGCGGCCGTATCTGTTCTCGAACACGGTGGCGCCGGCCATCGTGGGCGCGTCGATCGCGGTGCTCGATATTTTGGAAGCCAGCACCGAGCTGCGCGACCGGCTCGAACGCAACACGACGTTCTTCCGCGCCGGGCTGGACCGGCTCGGCTTCGACGTCAAGGCGGGCGACCACCCGATCATCCCGATCATGGTCTACGACGCCGACAAGGCGCAGCAGCTGGCGCAGCGGCTGCTGGAGCTGGGCGTGTACGTGGTGGGCTTCTTCTATCCGGTGGTGCCCAAGGGGCAGGCGCGCATCCGCGTGCAGATGAGCGCGCTGCATGACGAGGCCACGCTGCAGGCGGCGCTGGACGCCTTCGGCCAGGCCGGCCGCGAACTGGGGCTGATCTGATGGAAGCGGGCAAACCGAAGATCCTGATCGTCGGCGCCAACGGCCAGATCGGGTCCGAGCTGGCACTGGCGCTGGCCGAGCGCTACGGGCGCAGCAACGTGATCACCTCCGACGTGGTGCCCACCGGCCGTCACGTGCATCTGACCCACGAAATGCTCAACGCCACCGACCGCGGCGAACTGGCCACGGTGGTGGAGCGCCATGGCATCACCCAGGTCTACCTGCTGGCAGCGGCGCTGTCCGCCACCGGCGAAAAGGCCCCGCAGTGGGCGTGGAACCTCAACATGACGAGCCTGCTCAACGTGCTGGAGCTGGCGCGGCAGACCGGGCTGGAGCGGGTGTTCTGGCCCAGCTCCATCGCCGCCTTCGGCCCGACCACGCCGGCCGGGCACACGCCGCAGCAGACCGTGATGGAGCCGACCACGGTCTACGGCATCTCCAAGCAGGCGGGCGAGGGCTGGTGCCGCTGGTACCACGCCAACCATGGCGTCGACGTGCGCAGCGTGCGCTATCCCGGCCTGATTTCGCACAAGACTCCGCCCGGCGGCGGCACCACCGACTATGCCGTCGACATCTTCCATGCGGCGGTGAAGGGCCAGCCCTACACGTGCTTCCTGCGCGAGGACGAGGCGCTGCCGATGATGTATATGCCCGATGCCATCCGCGCCACCATCGCGCTGATGGAAGCGCCGGCGGCGCAGTTACGCGAGCGCGGCAGCTACAACATCGCGGGCATGAGCTTTACGCCGGCGCAGATCGCCGCGGCTATCCGCGAACAGGTGCCGGATTTCCGCATCCGCTACGAACCGGATTATCGCCAGGCGATCGCGCAGGGCTGGCCGGATTCGATCGACGATTCAGTCGCGCGCGCGGACTGGGGCTGGCGGGCGCAGTACGGGCTGCGCGAGATGGTGGCCGACATGCTGGCCAACCTGCGCGCGACGCTGCCGGCCTGAGCGGCTACTGCGTAGCGGTGCCTTCGACCTTGCCGTCGATGGCGATGCGCACGCCGGCGCTACCCACTGCCACCGGCCCGGCACGGCCGACCAGGTCGCCCGCCTTCGGCAAGGCGCTGCCGCTGGCGGAAATCCGCGCCTCCAGCATCACCTGCTGTTGTCCAGAGAGCCGATGGTCGGGGCGCATCGCCATGGCATCGTCCAGCGTGAACGACAGCGGCAGGTCGCGTGCCTGGCGCCGCAGCACGGCCAGCGGCATGCGCGGGCCGTTCACCGGCAACGCATAGACGAACAGCGTATCGCCTGCTTGCGGCGCGCGCCCGGCCTGATCGCTCAGCGTCACCATGCCGGTGATGCTCGCCGGCGCCGAATCAGGCGTGCCGCGCGCGGCCGCGAGATTGGCGGCGATGCGCGCCGCGGTCTGCGAGTCCGGCGGCAGCAGCCGGTACAGGTGTTCCCAGTAGCCGATCGCCGCCTGCGCGTCGCCGCGCTCCGTCGCCGCGCCGGCAGCGAGCGCGAGGCCCTTGGGGTCGTCGGGATCGAGCGCCAGTGCCTGGCGCACTTGCGCCATCGGTGCGCCGTCCAGCACGCCGCCGTTTACCGTGGCCAGCACGTCGGCGTAATCGGAGCGCAGCGCGGCCACCTCCGGCGCCAGCTCGACCGCGCGCGCGTAAGCGGCCGCGGCATCGGCATGGCGCTCCAGCACGGTGTACGAACGCGCCAGCATGG is a window of Cupriavidus taiwanensis LMG 19424 DNA encoding:
- a CDS encoding MarR family winged helix-turn-helix transcriptional regulator; the encoded protein is MASRAKRSAASESGSPATAEPQADPAKELLWARPGFLVRRLHQIHVAMFFEECKSPNVTPVQYAILTVLSVLPGLDQTSLGQEVGLDRTTTMDVVRRLEERGLVERRENPADRRTRHVHLTREGKSVVTSLRADMARAQERMLAPLKPAQREVFMELLATLVEANNQYSRTVLRSM
- a CDS encoding aromatic-ring-hydroxylating dioxygenase subunit beta produces the protein MNYSLYRERTLGTARALELRLEIEAFHADYCAALDAGMVEHWPRFFTDDALYRITARENAERGLPVGLVYAEGIGMMRDRAAAIANTQMFAPRYHLHLVTNTRVSDETADGDIVAQANFMLLQTLVEGPTTIHLAGTYHDRFRRQGGRLLLRERQVVYDTTIIANDLVYPV
- a CDS encoding helix-turn-helix domain-containing protein, with protein sequence MTQALVQTPQADGPPAVGMALQALRQQQRLSLDELSRRAGVSKSMLSQIERNLANPTVAVLWRLANALGVSLTDFLAGGVVERPGGGITVVQPHAVPSLKSPDTRCDLRILGPIDLAGRFEWYELTIQAGGVLASEPHEAGTQEHLSVLSGSMTVRAGADEKKLRHGETARYAADVAHAISNGGKTTATALLVVVHPG
- the kbl gene encoding glycine C-acetyltransferase; this translates as MPNAQAFYASIRDELQSIRDAGLYKNERVIATPQGARVRTSDGREVINLCANNYLGLSSHPRVIEAAHEALRTHGFGLSSVRFICGTQDLHKTLEARLSSFLGTEDTILYGSAFDANGGLFETLLGAEDAVISDALNHASIIDGIRLSKARRYRYQHNDMEDLRAQLEQARADGARYTLVFSDGVFSMDGTVARLDAMRALCDEYGALLGIDECHATGFMGPRGRGTHEARGVFGKVDIITGTLGKALGGASGGFTSARKEVVALLRQRSRPYLFSNTVAPAIVGASIAVLDILEASTELRDRLERNTTFFRAGLDRLGFDVKAGDHPIIPIMVYDADKAQQLAQRLLELGVYVVGFFYPVVPKGQARIRVQMSALHDEATLQAALDAFGQAGRELGLI
- a CDS encoding NAD-dependent epimerase/dehydratase family protein — translated: MEAGKPKILIVGANGQIGSELALALAERYGRSNVITSDVVPTGRHVHLTHEMLNATDRGELATVVERHGITQVYLLAAALSATGEKAPQWAWNLNMTSLLNVLELARQTGLERVFWPSSIAAFGPTTPAGHTPQQTVMEPTTVYGISKQAGEGWCRWYHANHGVDVRSVRYPGLISHKTPPGGGTTDYAVDIFHAAVKGQPYTCFLREDEALPMMYMPDAIRATIALMEAPAAQLRERGSYNIAGMSFTPAQIAAAIREQVPDFRIRYEPDYRQAIAQGWPDSIDDSVARADWGWRAQYGLREMVADMLANLRATLPA
- the ccmI gene encoding c-type cytochrome biogenesis protein CcmI; this translates as MTTFWLLAAALIAAATACLLWPLLRRPAPSAPAKPERALLIDVYHDQLRELERDLHAGTLSAARHAAARDELGRRLLDEATGSTTTPARAGPSPLLAAVLLAALPSAAILLYLHLGNPVALWRADDLPAASGSEHQLSGAQVEGMVNQLAQRLRETPGDAQGWAMLARSYTVLERHADAAAAYARAVELAPEVAALRSDYADVLATVNGGVLDGAPMAQVRQALALDPDDPKGLALAAGAATERGDAQAAIGYWEHLYRLLPPDSQTAARIAANLAAARGTPDSAPASITGMVTLSDQAGRAPQAGDTLFVYALPVNGPRMPLAVLRRQARDLPLSFTLDDAMAMRPDHRLSGQQQVMLEARISASGSALPKAGDLVGRAGPVAVGSAGVRIAIDGKVEGTATQ